Proteins from a genomic interval of Rhizobium etli CFN 42:
- the phnL gene encoding phosphonate C-P lyase system protein PhnL — protein sequence MPTPLVVSEVSKSFTMHLRDGIRLPVVSDVAFSVASGECVVLGGPSGIGKSSLLKMIYGNYAVDTGQILIRHDGRIVDLAAADPRTVLKVRRDTLGYVSQFLRTVPRVAAIDVVAEPLVARGEEIVVAREKAGALLAELNLPEALWQLPPATFSGGEQQRVNIARGFITEHTILLLDEPTASLDAKNRAVVVGMIAEKKKAGVALLGIFHDEEVREAVADRILDVQQFSPRKIAA from the coding sequence ATGCCAACGCCCCTCGTCGTTTCTGAAGTGTCGAAGAGCTTCACCATGCACCTGCGCGACGGCATCCGGCTGCCCGTCGTCTCCGATGTCGCCTTCTCGGTCGCGTCAGGCGAATGCGTCGTGCTCGGCGGCCCCTCTGGCATCGGCAAGAGCTCGCTGCTCAAGATGATCTACGGCAATTACGCCGTCGATACGGGCCAGATCCTCATCCGCCACGATGGACGGATCGTCGATCTCGCCGCCGCCGATCCGCGCACCGTGCTCAAAGTTCGCCGCGATACACTCGGCTATGTCAGCCAGTTCCTGCGCACCGTACCGCGCGTGGCGGCGATCGACGTGGTGGCCGAACCGCTCGTGGCGCGCGGCGAAGAAATCGTCGTTGCACGCGAAAAGGCAGGCGCGCTGCTCGCCGAGCTCAACCTGCCGGAGGCGCTGTGGCAGCTTCCGCCCGCCACTTTCTCCGGCGGCGAGCAGCAGCGCGTCAACATCGCCCGCGGCTTCATCACCGAGCATACGATTTTGCTTCTCGATGAACCCACAGCCTCGCTCGATGCGAAAAACCGCGCCGTCGTCGTCGGCATGATCGCGGAGAAGAAAAAGGCGGGCGTCGCCCTTCTCGGCATCTTCCACGACGAGGAAGTGCGCGAGGCCGTCGCCGACCGCATCCTCGACGTCCAGCAATTCTCTCCTCGGAAGATCGCCGCATGA
- the phnK gene encoding phosphonate C-P lyase system protein PhnK gives MTDTPLLKVKDLSKFYGNRIGCRNVSFELWPGEVLAIVGESGSGKTTLLNCISTRLMPTTGSVEYHMRDGSYRDLYQLNEAERRFLMRTDWGFVHQNPADGLRMTVSAGANVGERLMAIGDRHYGKIRASAIDWLERVEIDADRIDDQPRAFSGGMRQRLQIARNLVTGPRLVFMDEPTGGLDVSVQARLLDLVRGLVNDLGLSAIIVTHDLAVARLLSHRMMVMKDGSVIEQGLTDRVLDDPREPYTQLLVSSILQV, from the coding sequence ATGACCGACACACCCCTTCTCAAGGTCAAGGATCTGTCGAAATTCTACGGCAATCGCATCGGCTGCCGGAACGTCTCCTTTGAGCTCTGGCCCGGTGAGGTTCTCGCCATCGTCGGCGAATCCGGCTCGGGCAAGACGACGCTGCTCAACTGCATCTCCACCCGGCTGATGCCGACCACCGGCAGCGTCGAATACCACATGCGCGATGGCAGCTACCGCGACCTCTACCAATTGAACGAGGCCGAACGCCGTTTCCTGATGCGCACCGACTGGGGTTTCGTCCACCAGAACCCGGCCGACGGCCTGCGGATGACTGTCTCTGCCGGCGCCAATGTCGGCGAACGGCTGATGGCGATCGGCGACCGGCACTACGGCAAGATCCGCGCCTCAGCGATCGACTGGCTCGAACGCGTCGAGATTGATGCCGACCGCATCGACGACCAGCCGCGCGCCTTTTCCGGCGGCATGCGACAGCGCCTGCAGATCGCCCGCAACCTCGTCACCGGCCCGCGGCTCGTCTTCATGGACGAGCCCACAGGCGGCCTCGACGTTTCGGTGCAGGCACGCCTGCTCGATCTGGTGCGCGGCCTCGTCAACGATCTCGGCCTTTCGGCCATCATCGTCACCCATGATCTCGCCGTCGCTCGCCTGCTCTCGCACCGCATGATGGTGATGAAGGATGGCTCCGTCATCGAACAGGGTCTCACCGACCGCGTGCTCGACGATCCCAGGGAGCCTTACACGCAGCTGCTCGTCTCCTCGATCCTGCAGGTCTGA
- a CDS encoding alpha-D-ribose 1-methylphosphonate 5-phosphate C-P-lyase PhnJ, whose protein sequence is MSDLASYNFAYLDEQTKRMIRRAILKAIAIPGYQVPFASREMPMPYGWGTGGVQVTASIIGPDDVLKVIDQGADDTTNAVSIRAFFQKVANVAVTTRTSEATIIQTRHRIPEEKLGAGQVLVYQVPIPEPLRFLEPRETETRKMHALEEYGLMHVKLYEDIARNGRIATTYAYPVKVHGRYVMDPSPTPKFDNPKMHRSEALQLFGAGREKRIYAVPPYTDVVSLDFEDHPFEIQRFDKPCALCGAEDVYLDEVILDDKGGRMFVCSDTDHCEDRRAQGHAGEMLAREAAE, encoded by the coding sequence ATGAGCGATCTCGCCAGCTACAACTTCGCCTATCTCGACGAACAGACCAAGCGGATGATCCGCCGCGCCATCCTGAAGGCGATCGCCATTCCCGGCTATCAGGTGCCCTTCGCCTCGCGCGAAATGCCGATGCCCTACGGCTGGGGCACCGGCGGCGTGCAGGTGACGGCCTCGATCATCGGGCCTGATGACGTGCTGAAGGTCATCGACCAGGGTGCCGACGATACGACCAACGCCGTCTCGATCCGCGCTTTTTTCCAGAAGGTCGCCAATGTCGCGGTAACGACGCGCACCAGCGAGGCGACGATCATCCAGACACGCCACCGCATCCCTGAGGAAAAGCTCGGCGCCGGCCAGGTGCTCGTTTATCAGGTGCCGATACCGGAACCCCTGCGCTTCCTCGAACCGCGCGAGACGGAGACGCGCAAGATGCATGCGCTCGAGGAATACGGCCTCATGCATGTGAAGCTCTACGAAGATATTGCCCGCAACGGCCGCATCGCCACGACCTATGCCTATCCGGTCAAGGTGCACGGCCGCTATGTCATGGATCCCTCGCCGACGCCGAAATTCGATAATCCGAAGATGCACAGGTCGGAAGCGCTGCAGCTTTTCGGCGCCGGCCGCGAAAAGCGTATCTATGCCGTGCCGCCTTATACGGATGTCGTCAGCCTGGATTTCGAAGACCATCCCTTCGAGATCCAGCGCTTCGACAAACCCTGCGCGCTCTGCGGCGCCGAGGATGTCTACCTCGACGAGGTCATCCTCGACGACAAGGGCGGGCGCATGTTCGTCTGCTCCGACACCGACCATTGCGAAGATCGCCGGGCGCAGGGGCATGCCGGCGAGATGCTGGCCCGGGAGGCTGCAGAATGA
- a CDS encoding carbon-phosphorus lyase complex subunit PhnI yields the protein MYVAVKGGEAAIANAHRLLADRRRGDRSLPAIGIEQIVAQLALAVDRVMAEASLFDRTLAALAVRQSRGDMIEAIFLLRAYRTTLPRFGYSRPLDTAGMVIERRISATYKDLPGGQLLGPTFDYTHRLLDPSLLEDEVVEAPAQRPAETGRVMRVCEILGEEGLIEADGDMPEDHEIGDLTREPMEFPMTRDLRLQALSRGDEGFLLALGYSTQRGYGRNHPFTGEIRIGDVEVEFDVPELGFAVSLGTIQITECQMVNQFKGSAKAPPQFTRGYGLVFGQSERKAMAMSLVDRALRAEELGEDITAPAQDEEFVISHSDNVQATGFVEHLKLPHYVDFQAELDLVRRMRREFEAARSSGEDMKEAAE from the coding sequence ATGTATGTTGCCGTCAAGGGTGGCGAGGCCGCCATCGCCAATGCCCACCGTCTGCTTGCCGACCGCCGCCGCGGCGACCGGTCGCTGCCGGCGATCGGCATCGAGCAGATCGTGGCGCAGCTGGCGCTCGCCGTCGACCGCGTCATGGCCGAGGCCTCGCTTTTCGACCGCACCCTCGCAGCGCTCGCCGTGCGTCAATCGCGCGGCGACATGATCGAGGCGATCTTCCTGCTGCGGGCCTATCGCACGACGCTGCCGCGCTTCGGTTATTCCAGACCGCTCGACACGGCTGGCATGGTGATTGAACGCCGGATCTCGGCGACCTACAAGGATCTGCCGGGCGGCCAGCTGCTTGGCCCCACCTTCGACTATACGCACCGGCTGCTCGATCCCTCACTGCTTGAGGACGAAGTGGTCGAAGCGCCGGCCCAGCGTCCGGCCGAGACCGGCCGGGTCATGCGCGTCTGCGAAATCCTCGGCGAGGAGGGCCTGATAGAGGCCGACGGCGACATGCCCGAAGATCACGAGATCGGAGACCTGACCCGCGAGCCGATGGAATTTCCGATGACCCGCGATCTGCGCCTGCAGGCGCTTTCCCGCGGCGATGAGGGCTTCCTGCTGGCGCTCGGTTATTCCACCCAGCGCGGCTATGGCCGCAACCATCCCTTTACCGGCGAGATCCGCATCGGCGACGTCGAGGTGGAATTCGACGTGCCGGAGCTCGGTTTCGCCGTCTCGCTCGGCACGATCCAGATCACCGAATGCCAGATGGTCAACCAGTTCAAGGGGTCGGCCAAGGCGCCGCCGCAGTTTACCCGCGGCTACGGCCTGGTCTTCGGCCAGAGCGAGCGCAAGGCTATGGCAATGTCGCTTGTTGACCGTGCGCTGCGCGCAGAAGAGCTCGGCGAGGATATCACCGCGCCGGCGCAGGACGAGGAATTCGTCATCTCCCATTCCGACAATGTTCAGGCGACCGGTTTCGTCGAGCACCTGAAGCTTCCGCATTATGTGGACTTCCAGGCCGAACTCGATCTCGTCCGCCGCATGCGCCGCGAATTCGAAGCCGCCCGCAGCAGCGGCGAAGACATGAAGGAAGCCGCCGAATGA
- the phnH gene encoding phosphonate C-P lyase system protein PhnH: MGLATEALTGGFAEPIFHAQSVFKMLMDGMARPGTIQTVEPDIDPPPPLGIAAGTIALTLCDHDTLVWLTSGLAKSAVPEWLGFHTGAPVTAEKADARFAFAEAGTALCSFGLFASGTQEYPDRSTTVVIELPELEGGRRLALMGPGIQSVTEVAPVSLPETFLRLWTENRALFPRGIDIVLTSGKRFVCLPRTTTITATEI, encoded by the coding sequence ATGGGCCTTGCGACAGAAGCCTTGACCGGCGGCTTTGCCGAGCCGATTTTCCATGCGCAGAGCGTCTTCAAGATGCTGATGGACGGCATGGCCCGCCCCGGTACCATTCAGACGGTAGAGCCCGATATCGATCCACCGCCGCCGCTCGGCATTGCCGCCGGCACGATCGCACTCACCCTTTGCGACCACGACACGCTCGTCTGGCTGACCTCGGGACTGGCGAAATCCGCCGTGCCGGAGTGGCTCGGCTTCCACACCGGCGCTCCTGTGACAGCCGAAAAGGCCGATGCGCGCTTTGCCTTCGCAGAGGCGGGCACTGCGCTTTGTTCTTTCGGCCTCTTCGCATCAGGCACGCAGGAATATCCCGACCGCTCGACGACTGTCGTCATCGAACTTCCCGAACTCGAGGGCGGACGCAGGTTGGCGCTGATGGGTCCGGGCATCCAGAGCGTCACGGAGGTCGCCCCGGTGAGCCTGCCGGAGACCTTTCTCAGGCTCTGGACCGAGAACCGTGCGCTCTTTCCGCGCGGCATCGACATCGTGCTGACATCGGGCAAGCGCTTCGTCTGTCTGCCGCGCACCACCACGATCACAGCAACGGAGATCTGA
- the phnG gene encoding phosphonate C-P lyase system protein PhnG, translated as MISADRKDAASQTVAERKRAADLLARAERSELQAVWDALPQKPVAYPVRGPETGLVMVRGRIGGGGAPFNLGEVTVTRATVRLESGSIGHAQALGTDREKARLAAIFDALWQEETTREFIEQALLSPIAARIAAADHRKADETAATRVDFFTMVRGDN; from the coding sequence ATGATATCAGCGGACAGGAAAGACGCTGCGTCACAGACGGTCGCGGAGCGCAAACGCGCCGCCGATCTGCTGGCGCGAGCGGAGCGGAGCGAACTCCAGGCGGTCTGGGATGCGTTGCCGCAAAAACCGGTGGCTTATCCGGTGCGCGGACCGGAGACCGGACTGGTGATGGTGCGCGGCCGCATCGGCGGCGGCGGGGCTCCCTTCAATCTCGGCGAGGTGACGGTGACACGCGCGACGGTGCGGCTCGAGTCCGGCTCCATTGGCCATGCACAGGCGCTCGGCACCGACCGTGAGAAGGCGCGCCTTGCGGCGATCTTCGACGCGCTCTGGCAGGAGGAGACGACCAGGGAGTTCATCGAACAGGCACTGCTTTCGCCGATTGCCGCACGCATCGCCGCCGCCGACCACCGCAAGGCGGATGAGACGGCGGCGACCCGCGTCGATTTCTTCACCATGGTACGGGGAGACAACTGA
- the phnF gene encoding phosphonate metabolism transcriptional regulator PhnF gives MAGLKQVQRQTGVALWRQIADRIREAIGNGAYDETGMVPPETVLALQFGVNRHTVRSALAALAQEGIVRAVQGRGTLIERKERLNFPITRRTRFTAGIGDQARETRALLLDEAQEEASAEVGSWLGLKQGEMVIRLETLRHADRRPVSKATSWFPAERFAGIGEAYRKHQSITKAFAELGLADYVRATTEVTAAHAATADLADLELTPGAILLIAKAMNTDLDGVPVQYSISRFAADRVQFTIDN, from the coding sequence ATGGCAGGACTGAAACAGGTGCAGAGGCAGACGGGCGTGGCGCTCTGGCGCCAGATCGCCGATCGGATTCGCGAGGCGATCGGCAACGGCGCCTATGACGAAACGGGGATGGTGCCGCCGGAAACGGTGCTGGCGCTGCAATTCGGCGTCAACCGGCACACGGTGCGCAGCGCGCTGGCGGCGCTGGCGCAGGAGGGAATTGTGAGGGCGGTACAAGGCCGCGGCACGCTGATCGAACGTAAGGAGCGGCTGAACTTCCCGATCACCCGGCGCACGCGCTTCACCGCCGGCATCGGCGATCAGGCGCGCGAGACGCGCGCACTTTTGCTCGATGAGGCGCAGGAGGAGGCGAGCGCCGAGGTTGGCAGTTGGCTGGGCCTGAAACAGGGCGAGATGGTGATCCGGCTGGAAACATTGCGCCATGCCGACAGGCGGCCGGTTTCAAAGGCGACGAGCTGGTTCCCCGCCGAACGCTTCGCCGGGATCGGCGAGGCCTACCGCAAGCATCAATCGATCACCAAGGCTTTCGCCGAGCTCGGCCTCGCGGACTACGTGCGGGCGACGACCGAGGTGACGGCGGCCCATGCTGCCACAGCCGACCTTGCAGATCTGGAACTCACCCCCGGCGCCATCCTTCTGATCGCCAAGGCGATGAACACCGACCTCGACGGCGTGCCGGTGCAATATTCGATCAGCCGTTTCGCGGCCGACCGGGTCCAGTTCACGATCGACAACTGA
- a CDS encoding 2,3-bisphosphoglycerate-dependent phosphoglycerate mutase, with amino-acid sequence MSGTLVLVRHGQSDWNLKNLFTGWKDPDLTELGIQEANAGGVALAEYGIKFDVAYTSALVRAQHTLKLVLDKVGQPDLETIRDQALNERDYGDLSGLNKDDARARWGEEQVHIWRRSYDVPPPGGESLRDTGARVWPYYLTEILPRVLRGEKVLVAAHGNSLRSLVMVLDKLTKEGVLALNLATGVPMVYKLNADSTVASKEVLGDMSGAH; translated from the coding sequence ATGAGCGGTACCCTCGTCCTCGTTCGCCACGGCCAGAGCGACTGGAACCTGAAGAATCTCTTCACCGGCTGGAAGGATCCCGATCTGACCGAGCTCGGCATACAGGAAGCCAACGCCGGCGGTGTCGCACTTGCCGAATACGGGATCAAATTCGACGTCGCCTATACCTCGGCGCTTGTGCGCGCGCAGCACACACTGAAGCTCGTTCTCGACAAGGTCGGCCAGCCCGATCTCGAAACGATCCGCGACCAGGCGCTGAACGAGCGCGACTACGGCGATCTCTCGGGCCTCAATAAGGATGATGCGCGCGCCAGATGGGGCGAGGAACAGGTGCATATCTGGCGCCGTTCCTATGATGTGCCGCCGCCCGGCGGCGAGAGCCTGCGCGACACCGGCGCGCGTGTCTGGCCTTACTATCTCACGGAAATCCTGCCGCGCGTGCTGCGCGGTGAGAAGGTGCTGGTCGCCGCCCACGGCAATTCGCTGCGCTCGCTGGTCATGGTGCTCGACAAGCTGACCAAAGAAGGCGTGCTCGCCCTCAATCTCGCGACCGGGGTTCCGATGGTCTACAAGCTGAATGCGGATTCCACCGTGGCTTCCAAGGAAGTGCTGGGCGATATGTCCGGCGCACACTGA
- the dapB gene encoding 4-hydroxy-tetrahydrodipicolinate reductase, with product MSDAAMKLVVVGAAGRMGQTLIRLIHSIEGVTLHAAVERAGSPFIGKDAGEIAGLGPTGVIIGDDPLQAFLHAEGVVDFTAPAATVEFSGLAAQARIVHVVGTTGCSTEDNTKIAAAARHARVVKSGNMSLGVNLLSVLAEQAARALDPADWDIEILEMHHRHKVDAPSGTALLFGEAAAKGRNIDLASKSVRVRDGHTGAREAGTIGFATLRGGSVIGEHSVLFAGEGEIVTLSHSAADRSIFARGAIKAALWARDEKPGLYSMLDVLGLSSQ from the coding sequence ATGAGCGATGCTGCGATGAAACTGGTGGTGGTTGGCGCAGCTGGGCGCATGGGGCAGACGCTGATCCGGCTCATTCATTCCATCGAAGGCGTGACGCTGCATGCCGCCGTCGAGCGCGCCGGCTCGCCCTTCATCGGCAAGGATGCCGGCGAGATCGCCGGGCTCGGCCCGACCGGCGTCATCATCGGCGACGATCCGCTCCAGGCCTTCCTGCATGCCGAAGGCGTAGTCGACTTCACCGCGCCTGCCGCAACCGTGGAATTCTCCGGCCTCGCCGCTCAGGCCCGCATCGTTCACGTTGTCGGCACGACGGGCTGCTCGACCGAGGACAATACGAAGATCGCCGCAGCGGCCCGCCATGCCCGCGTCGTCAAGTCTGGCAATATGAGCCTTGGCGTCAATCTGCTCAGCGTGCTGGCCGAGCAGGCAGCGCGGGCGCTCGATCCCGCAGACTGGGACATCGAAATCCTGGAAATGCACCATAGACACAAGGTGGATGCCCCTTCCGGCACCGCCCTTCTCTTCGGCGAAGCCGCGGCCAAGGGCCGCAATATTGATCTCGCCTCGAAATCGGTCAGGGTCCGCGACGGCCATACCGGCGCCCGCGAGGCGGGCACGATCGGTTTTGCGACGCTGCGCGGTGGCTCGGTCATCGGCGAACATTCCGTGCTTTTCGCCGGCGAAGGCGAAATCGTCACCCTGTCGCACAGCGCTGCCGATCGCTCGATCTTCGCGCGCGGCGCCATCAAGGCGGCGCTCTGGGCGCGCGATGAGAAGCCGGGGCTCTATTCCATGCTCGACGTGCTCGGGCTTTCTTCCCAATAA
- a CDS encoding ABC transporter ATP-binding protein, whose protein sequence is MEAVESRKQSVSSDTVTGILKRIVAENGRDHLWGYVFAITCLVVVALSTAFTAWIMRAIIDEAFANRRADVVWIICLSIFVAFVLRGFASYGQAVALSKVGNNIVARYQRRLYAHLMTLSVGFFSEARSAHIAAQVSQNVSGIRDVLNLTITSTVRDLLTFVSLIGVMVLQDPLLSLAVFVMAPPLLYALRYVSKRLRSATREAVHLNSHVLGAMQETIQGIAIVKAFTMEEELENKVNKLITAAENRANRIARLSERTSPLTESFAGFAVASVLAYAAYRSIYYNVAPGAFFSFVTALLLAYDPARRLARLQVQMERAVVNARMIYELLDMEPRQRDLPDARPLVVTQARIEFRNVSFAYGNESVLNSVSFVAEGGGTTALVGPSGAGKSTVISLIPRFYDPREGEILIDGQDIAHITKKSLRQQLAYVSQQPYLFEGTIRDNIRYGRPEATDAEVEEAARLAYAHDFITAQPQGYDTPVGENGVTLSGGQRQRLSIARALVRNAPILLLDEATSALDTESEAAVQKALDEAMTGRTVVVIAHRLSTVVRADKIVVMQQGRVVEEGNHETLAKVSDGLYARLNNLQRPSASDSY, encoded by the coding sequence TTGGAAGCCGTGGAAAGCAGAAAGCAGAGCGTCAGCAGCGATACCGTAACCGGCATCCTGAAGCGCATCGTCGCTGAAAACGGCCGCGACCATCTCTGGGGTTATGTCTTCGCGATCACCTGCCTCGTGGTCGTGGCGCTTTCGACGGCATTCACCGCCTGGATCATGCGGGCGATCATCGACGAGGCCTTCGCCAACCGCCGCGCCGACGTCGTCTGGATCATCTGTCTTTCGATCTTCGTCGCCTTCGTGCTGCGTGGCTTTGCCAGCTACGGCCAGGCCGTGGCGCTTTCCAAGGTCGGCAACAATATCGTCGCCCGATATCAGCGCCGCCTCTATGCGCATCTGATGACGCTTTCTGTCGGCTTTTTCAGCGAGGCACGCTCGGCTCACATCGCGGCGCAGGTGAGCCAGAACGTCAGCGGCATCCGTGACGTGCTCAACCTGACGATCACCTCGACGGTGCGCGACCTCCTGACCTTCGTTTCGCTGATCGGCGTGATGGTCCTCCAGGACCCGCTGCTCAGCCTCGCCGTGTTCGTCATGGCGCCGCCGCTGCTCTATGCGCTGCGTTATGTTTCCAAACGCCTTCGCTCAGCAACCCGCGAGGCCGTGCATCTGAACAGCCACGTGCTGGGAGCCATGCAGGAGACGATCCAGGGTATTGCCATCGTCAAAGCCTTCACGATGGAAGAGGAGCTGGAGAACAAGGTCAACAAGCTCATCACGGCCGCCGAAAACCGCGCGAACCGGATTGCCCGGCTCTCCGAGCGCACCTCGCCGCTGACGGAGAGCTTCGCAGGCTTTGCCGTCGCCAGCGTGCTTGCCTATGCCGCCTATCGCTCGATCTATTACAATGTGGCCCCGGGCGCCTTCTTCTCCTTCGTAACGGCGCTGCTGCTTGCCTATGACCCGGCCCGCCGCCTTGCCCGCCTTCAGGTGCAGATGGAACGCGCCGTCGTCAACGCGCGGATGATTTACGAACTGCTCGACATGGAGCCGCGCCAGCGCGACCTGCCGGATGCCCGGCCGCTTGTTGTGACGCAGGCGCGCATCGAATTCCGCAATGTTTCCTTCGCCTACGGCAATGAAAGCGTGCTGAACAGCGTCAGCTTCGTCGCCGAGGGCGGGGGAACCACGGCGCTCGTCGGCCCCTCGGGTGCGGGCAAATCCACCGTCATCAGCCTCATTCCGCGCTTCTACGATCCGCGCGAAGGCGAGATCCTGATCGACGGGCAGGATATCGCCCATATCACCAAGAAGTCGCTGCGCCAGCAGCTCGCCTATGTCTCGCAGCAGCCCTACCTGTTCGAGGGCACGATCCGCGACAATATCCGCTACGGCCGGCCCGAAGCGACCGATGCAGAGGTGGAAGAGGCTGCCCGGCTTGCCTATGCGCATGATTTCATCACGGCGCAGCCGCAGGGTTATGATACGCCTGTCGGCGAAAACGGCGTGACGCTTTCGGGCGGCCAGCGCCAGCGGCTGTCGATCGCCCGTGCATTGGTGCGCAACGCGCCGATCCTGCTGCTCGACGAAGCAACTTCCGCGCTCGACACCGAATCCGAGGCCGCCGTGCAGAAGGCGCTCGACGAGGCGATGACCGGGCGCACCGTCGTTGTCATTGCCCACCGTCTTTCGACCGTTGTGCGCGCCGACAAGATCGTCGTCATGCAGCAGGGCCGGGTCGTCGAGGAAGGCAATCATGAGACGCTTGCGAAGGTCAGCGACGGTCTTTACGCTCGCCTCAACAACCTGCAGAGGCCTTCGGCCTCGGATTCATACTAA
- a CDS encoding glucokinase, with protein MPKSNHSTAPLPFPILIGDIGGTNARFSILTDAYAEPKQFPNVRTADFATIDEAIQKGVLDKTAVQPRSAILAVAGPINDDEIPLTNCAWVVRPKTMIEGLGIEDVLVVNDFEAQALAIAALSDENRERIGSATGDMVASRVVLGPGTGLGVGGLVHAQHTWIPVPGEGGHIDLGPRSKRDYEIFPHIETIEGRVSAEQILCGRGLVNLYNAICVVDGIQPTMKDPADITSHALDGSDKVAVETVSLFATYLGRVAGDMAMVFMARGGVYLSGGISQKIIPALKKPEFRQAFEDKAPHSALLRTIPTYVVTHPLAALAGLSSYARMPANFGVSTEGRRWRR; from the coding sequence ATGCCCAAATCCAACCACAGCACCGCTCCGCTTCCCTTCCCGATCCTGATCGGCGATATCGGCGGCACCAATGCCCGCTTCTCCATCCTGACCGATGCCTATGCCGAACCGAAACAGTTTCCGAACGTGCGCACGGCGGATTTCGCCACGATCGACGAGGCGATCCAAAAGGGCGTGCTCGACAAGACGGCGGTGCAGCCGCGCTCGGCGATCCTCGCCGTCGCCGGCCCGATCAACGACGATGAGATCCCCCTGACCAATTGCGCCTGGGTGGTGCGGCCCAAGACGATGATCGAGGGCCTCGGTATCGAGGATGTGCTCGTCGTCAACGATTTCGAGGCGCAGGCACTAGCGATTGCCGCCCTGTCGGATGAAAACCGCGAACGCATCGGCAGCGCCACCGGCGACATGGTTGCCTCGCGCGTCGTGCTCGGACCCGGCACCGGCCTCGGCGTCGGCGGGCTTGTGCATGCCCAGCATACTTGGATCCCGGTTCCCGGCGAAGGCGGCCATATCGATCTCGGGCCGCGCAGCAAGCGCGATTATGAGATATTTCCGCATATCGAGACGATCGAAGGTCGTGTTTCGGCCGAGCAGATCCTCTGCGGACGCGGCCTCGTCAATCTCTATAACGCCATCTGCGTGGTCGACGGTATCCAGCCGACGATGAAGGATCCGGCCGACATCACATCGCACGCGCTTGATGGCAGCGACAAGGTCGCCGTCGAGACCGTTTCGCTGTTTGCCACCTATCTCGGCCGCGTGGCGGGCGACATGGCGATGGTGTTCATGGCGCGCGGCGGCGTCTATCTCTCCGGCGGCATCTCGCAGAAGATCATCCCCGCGCTGAAGAAGCCGGAATTCCGGCAGGCTTTCGAGGACAAGGCGCCGCATAGCGCGCTGCTTCGCACCATCCCGACCTATGTGGTGACGCATCCGCTGGCGGCGCTCGCAGGGCTTTCCTCCTATGCGCGCATGCCGGCCAATTTCGGCGTATCGACGGAAGGCCGCCGCTGGCGGCGCTGA
- a CDS encoding methylglyoxal synthase, with product MAGSKCLALIAHDQKKDDMAAFARANQELLSRWKIVATGTTGGRVLDAAPDLDVTRLKSGPLGGDQQIGALISTGEVDALIFFVDPLTPMPHDVDVKALMRLAIVYDIPMALNHATAIKLLPTLEA from the coding sequence ATGGCCGGCAGCAAATGCCTTGCGCTGATCGCGCATGACCAGAAGAAGGACGACATGGCGGCTTTCGCTCGCGCCAACCAGGAGCTTCTCTCGCGCTGGAAGATCGTCGCGACAGGCACCACCGGCGGTCGGGTGCTCGACGCCGCTCCCGACCTCGACGTCACCAGGCTGAAAAGCGGGCCGCTCGGCGGCGACCAGCAGATCGGCGCGCTGATCTCGACCGGAGAGGTCGACGCCCTGATTTTCTTCGTCGACCCGCTGACGCCGATGCCGCATGATGTCGACGTGAAGGCGCTTATGCGGCTCGCCATTGTCTACGACATTCCAATGGCGCTCAACCACGCGACCGCTATAAAGCTCCTTCCCACACTCGAAGCCTGA